One genomic segment of Candidatus Binataceae bacterium includes these proteins:
- a CDS encoding thymidylate kinase: MRETDRPAIATSRAPGDLGAISSATHSARAAANGRGGAAAAKADGNSLLLTPHPYPGRLIAVEGIDGSGKSTQMMLLERWLRARGYPVIFTEWNSSRLVRRSMSRGKKKNLLTPTTFSLLHAVDFADRLTYQIMPPLQAGMIVLADRYAFTAFARDVARGVHPEWVRAVYSFALRPDLTLYFRVPIEVSLERLLAGRAKLKYHEAGMDVGLSADPAESFRMFQSRVLEFYDELTHEFELRTIDATGEIPEQQRMFRQIVQDVVLHDYDRERAKGNHVRTQPR; this comes from the coding sequence ATGCGAGAGACGGACAGACCTGCTATCGCGACTTCTCGAGCGCCAGGTGACCTTGGCGCGATAAGCTCGGCAACCCATTCGGCGCGCGCCGCAGCCAATGGCCGGGGCGGCGCTGCAGCCGCGAAGGCGGACGGCAACAGCCTCCTGCTCACGCCCCATCCGTATCCGGGGCGGCTGATCGCGGTCGAGGGAATCGACGGATCCGGCAAATCCACCCAAATGATGCTGCTCGAGCGATGGCTGCGGGCGCGCGGTTACCCCGTCATCTTCACCGAATGGAACTCGTCGCGCCTGGTGCGGCGCTCGATGAGCCGCGGCAAAAAGAAGAACCTGCTGACGCCGACGACCTTCAGCCTGCTCCATGCAGTCGATTTCGCGGACCGCTTGACCTATCAGATCATGCCGCCATTGCAAGCGGGAATGATCGTGCTCGCCGACCGCTACGCGTTTACCGCCTTCGCACGCGACGTGGCCCGCGGGGTGCATCCGGAATGGGTGCGGGCGGTGTACAGCTTTGCCCTGCGTCCGGACCTTACGCTGTATTTCCGGGTTCCCATCGAAGTCTCGCTGGAGCGTTTGCTCGCGGGGCGTGCCAAACTCAAATATCACGAGGCCGGCATGGACGTGGGGCTGTCGGCAGATCCCGCGGAGAGTTTTCGTATGTTCCAGAGCCGGGTGCTCGAATTCTACGACGAGCTGACGCACGAGTTCGAGCTACGCACCATCGATGCGACTGGCGAAATTCCGGAGCAGCAGCGGATGTTTCGCCAGATCGTTCAGGACGTGGTGCTGCATGACTATGACCGCGAACGTGCCAAGGGGAACCATGTCAGAACACAGCCACGCTAA
- a CDS encoding ABC transporter substrate-binding protein, whose translation MRKRKGRATAYALALCVALAFGCGRPAPPPARYLQVDIETSPTATDPRFATDAISSRIMELIFDSMVKIDRNGRLVGDLAESIERPDDTHIIFHLKSGMRFSDGRELTSRDVKFTYDSILDRWSASPKRAGLEQLKSIEIPDQHTVVITTTRPYAPALEMGTYGIVPAGTPLPHSSVVVSPPGTGAFRMAKYLRDDSAWLERNPYRPAPTNSPEGIVFKIVPDGTVRTLELAEGICDVAPNNIDPEVLSYLISNPNLRLNEAPGTSYVYLLFNFRNPHLRDLRVRRAIAYAIDRAAIVDSYLRGTARIASGMLAPENWAYDANVRPYRYDPEMARRLLDDAGYHADRNGVRALKFIYKTTPESGRLAEVLQAMLRRVGIRVEIRSNDWATFYSDLANGNFDLASMRWIGIDDPNHYYLTFDSLMLPPRGLNRGAYRNPEMDALVEAGMSTVDGARRRAIYGQVQHLAADDLPYVSLWWLQNVTVLNREVAGFEPYPNGSLRSLASVTLVAPFASEASE comes from the coding sequence ATGAGGAAACGAAAAGGCCGGGCGACCGCATATGCGCTAGCACTATGCGTAGCACTGGCGTTTGGATGCGGCCGTCCCGCGCCCCCTCCGGCGCGTTACCTGCAGGTCGACATTGAAACCTCTCCGACCGCGACCGACCCGCGCTTTGCGACGGATGCCATCTCGTCGCGAATCATGGAGTTGATCTTCGATTCGATGGTCAAGATCGATCGCAATGGTCGGCTGGTCGGCGATCTTGCTGAAAGCATCGAGCGGCCCGACGACACCCACATAATTTTCCATTTGAAATCCGGTATGCGCTTCAGCGATGGACGCGAGCTCACCTCGCGGGATGTCAAGTTCACCTACGACTCGATTCTCGATCGTTGGTCGGCATCCCCCAAGCGAGCCGGCCTCGAGCAGCTCAAGTCCATCGAGATTCCGGACCAGCACACGGTCGTGATTACCACCACGCGCCCCTATGCACCCGCCTTGGAGATGGGTACCTATGGCATCGTGCCCGCAGGCACCCCGTTGCCGCATAGCAGCGTGGTCGTCAGCCCACCCGGAACCGGGGCCTTCAGGATGGCGAAGTACCTGCGCGACGATTCGGCCTGGCTTGAGCGTAATCCGTACCGGCCGGCCCCCACCAACTCGCCCGAGGGCATCGTGTTCAAGATTGTGCCCGATGGCACGGTGCGCACGCTGGAGCTCGCGGAAGGGATCTGCGATGTCGCCCCGAACAACATCGATCCAGAAGTCCTTTCCTACCTGATCTCGAATCCCAACCTTCGTCTCAACGAGGCTCCCGGCACCAGCTATGTTTATCTGCTGTTCAATTTCCGCAACCCGCACCTTCGCGACCTGCGCGTGCGCCGCGCGATCGCCTATGCAATCGACCGCGCCGCGATTGTCGATTCCTATCTGCGCGGCACGGCCCGCATTGCCAGCGGCATGCTGGCGCCGGAAAATTGGGCCTACGACGCCAACGTGCGGCCCTACCGCTATGATCCGGAAATGGCACGGAGGCTCCTCGATGACGCGGGATATCACGCCGATCGGAATGGCGTGCGCGCTCTCAAGTTCATCTACAAGACCACGCCCGAAAGCGGGCGGCTCGCCGAAGTGCTGCAGGCGATGCTGCGACGAGTCGGTATTCGGGTCGAGATTCGCAGCAACGACTGGGCGACGTTCTACAGTGACCTTGCCAACGGCAACTTCGATCTCGCCTCGATGCGGTGGATCGGCATCGATGATCCGAACCACTACTACCTGACCTTCGACTCGCTGATGCTACCGCCGCGCGGACTGAATCGCGGCGCCTATCGCAACCCGGAAATGGATGCGCTCGTCGAAGCTGGAATGAGCACTGTCGATGGCGCACGCCGCCGCGCCATCTACGGACAAGTGCAACATCTGGCGGCCGACGACCTGCCCTATGTATCCCTGTGGTGGCTGCAAAACGTCACGGTGCTGAATCGAGAAGTGGCCGGTTTTGAACCGTATCCCAATGGTAGCCTGCGTTCGCTCGCGAGCGTAACCCTCGTGGCTCCTTTCGCTTCTGAGGCATCGGAGTGA
- the sixA gene encoding phosphohistidine phosphatase SixA produces MILYILRHGIAEDAPVGGDEGARKLTPRGREKMHAAAEGMRNFGLKFDSILTSPLARATETAEIVAAAYANTPPPQVLPALATGIPAPEVAAALRSFAKQKHVMIVGHEPQLSAVASIVLTGSPAGANLELKKGGCVALHVPSRPDKGGAQLLWLLTPRQLRTLRK; encoded by the coding sequence ATGATCCTTTACATTCTTCGTCATGGAATTGCCGAAGATGCGCCAGTGGGCGGCGATGAAGGCGCGCGCAAACTAACGCCCAGGGGACGCGAGAAAATGCACGCCGCAGCGGAGGGCATGCGCAACTTCGGTCTCAAGTTCGATTCGATTCTAACCAGCCCGCTGGCGCGCGCCACGGAAACGGCCGAGATCGTCGCGGCGGCTTACGCGAACACGCCGCCGCCGCAAGTCCTACCCGCGCTGGCCACGGGAATCCCGGCTCCAGAGGTCGCCGCAGCCCTGCGCTCGTTCGCCAAGCAAAAGCACGTGATGATCGTGGGACACGAACCACAGCTGAGCGCGGTCGCATCGATAGTGTTAACCGGGTCGCCCGCGGGTGCGAATCTTGAGCTCAAGAAGGGCGGGTGTGTCGCTTTGCACGTGCCCTCGCGTCCGGACAAAGGCGGCGCGCAACTGCTGTGGCTACTTACCCCGCGTCAATTGAGAACTCTGCGCAAATGA
- a CDS encoding ABC transporter permease has protein sequence MKGSAPNPSLAAGLAIVVLLVTIAVLGPLLAHADPLAIHLSDSLTRPSGRHLLGCDALGRDVFARIVYGARLSLGISVSVVALSLIVGSLVGGVAGLSGGWIDELIMRAVDILLAFPGILLAITLAAILGPGVLSLLIALSAMGWTTYARLVRGEVLSLREREYVQAAETLGARPARVLVRHLIPAMAGPVVVQATFGVGGIVAAEAALSFLGLGALPPTPSWGSMLDAGRAFMLVAPYLTIAPGLAIGLAILGFNLLGDGLAQLAGTRS, from the coding sequence TTGAAAGGCTCCGCGCCGAACCCCTCCCTGGCGGCCGGCCTGGCGATAGTCGTATTGCTCGTGACAATCGCAGTGTTGGGACCGTTGCTGGCTCATGCAGACCCGCTCGCGATTCATCTATCCGACTCACTGACCCGCCCAAGCGGCAGGCATCTCCTTGGCTGCGACGCGCTGGGGCGCGATGTTTTTGCGCGCATCGTGTATGGCGCGCGTCTATCGTTGGGCATCTCGGTCTCAGTAGTGGCGCTCTCATTGATTGTGGGCAGTCTAGTCGGGGGGGTGGCCGGTTTGAGCGGAGGATGGATCGACGAGCTGATCATGCGCGCGGTCGACATCCTGCTCGCGTTCCCGGGGATCTTGCTCGCGATCACGCTGGCCGCAATCCTCGGCCCCGGGGTTCTGAGCCTGCTGATCGCGCTATCCGCGATGGGATGGACCACCTATGCGCGATTGGTGCGTGGCGAAGTTCTGTCGCTGCGCGAGCGCGAATATGTCCAAGCAGCCGAGACCCTCGGCGCACGACCCGCGCGGGTTCTCGTGCGCCATCTAATTCCCGCGATGGCCGGTCCGGTCGTGGTACAGGCGACCTTCGGGGTTGGGGGGATTGTCGCGGCCGAAGCTGCGCTCTCGTTTCTCGGTCTGGGTGCGCTACCTCCCACACCGAGCTGGGGCAGCATGCTCGATGCGGGCCGCGCGTTCATGCTGGTCGCTCCATACCTCACGATCGCTCCCGGCCTCGCGATCGGTCTCGCCATACTCGGCTTTAACCTGCTCGGTGATGGTCTCGCCCAATTGGCAGGAACCCGCTCCTAG
- a CDS encoding DHA2 family efflux MFS transporter permease subunit, translating to MGAASKVPLEQFDHATPSHKWLIALAVMLGTSLEVLDTSIVNVALPHMQGTFSASVDEIAWVLTSYLMANGIMIPMSGWISARFGRKRYFLTSVAVFMVASGLCGAARSLDQMVIFRLIQGAAGAAMIPSSQAILMETFPPNEQQLAMATWGMGLMVAPIMGPTLGGWITDNWNWRWNFYINLPIGLIAFLMVSAFVHDPVYLRTHRARGGKVDYLGMLLMAVSLGLMQIVLDRGQRADWFASSWVVYSVVISLALFTWFVIHELWFEEPILDLRILKIPIFSFSVALMVAMSFALYGTGLLNPIFLQELLGYSAWKAGLVLAPRGLGTMVAMLLIGQLARARFDTRPLIGLGFVLMTAGLWQMSRWDLQVSTWVVVWPSIVMGIGMGMIFPTLSAITLSCVQRERMGYAASLYNMMRNAGAAIGISYMTTALVRHEQVHQSYLAERFSVFAAWKMSAAGTQLPGAHAFHFVPQLITGQKQGIGGVYAMIQAQAAMLSFNDIYRTLAIMMLILVPSFIVLRRAQAGAGGAAH from the coding sequence ATGGGAGCCGCCAGTAAAGTACCGCTCGAGCAGTTCGACCACGCTACGCCGTCGCACAAATGGCTGATCGCGTTGGCGGTGATGCTGGGCACCTCACTCGAGGTGCTCGATACCTCAATCGTCAACGTCGCCCTGCCGCACATGCAGGGGACCTTTTCCGCGAGCGTTGACGAGATTGCCTGGGTTTTGACCAGCTACCTGATGGCTAACGGCATCATGATCCCGATGAGCGGATGGATCTCCGCCCGCTTCGGTCGCAAGCGCTACTTTCTTACCTCGGTAGCGGTGTTCATGGTTGCCTCCGGCCTGTGCGGCGCCGCGCGCTCACTCGACCAGATGGTGATATTTCGGCTCATCCAGGGGGCGGCCGGCGCCGCGATGATCCCGTCGTCGCAAGCCATCCTGATGGAAACCTTTCCACCCAACGAGCAACAGCTCGCTATGGCGACCTGGGGCATGGGTCTGATGGTGGCTCCGATCATGGGTCCGACGCTGGGCGGCTGGATCACGGATAACTGGAACTGGCGCTGGAATTTCTACATCAATCTGCCAATCGGCCTTATCGCCTTCTTGATGGTCTCGGCCTTCGTGCACGACCCCGTCTACCTGCGAACGCATCGCGCGCGCGGCGGCAAGGTCGACTACCTCGGGATGCTCCTGATGGCGGTGAGCCTGGGATTGATGCAGATCGTTCTCGATCGCGGCCAGCGCGCGGACTGGTTCGCGTCGTCGTGGGTGGTTTATTCAGTCGTGATCTCGCTGGCGCTGTTCACCTGGTTCGTGATCCACGAACTGTGGTTCGAAGAACCAATTCTTGATCTGCGCATTCTCAAGATTCCGATCTTCAGCTTTTCGGTCGCGCTGATGGTCGCGATGAGTTTCGCCCTTTACGGCACGGGTCTGCTCAACCCGATTTTCCTCCAGGAGCTGCTCGGATACAGCGCGTGGAAGGCCGGCCTGGTGTTGGCTCCGCGCGGGCTCGGAACCATGGTGGCGATGCTTCTCATAGGTCAGCTCGCACGTGCGCGTTTTGACACCCGCCCGCTCATCGGCCTGGGTTTTGTCCTTATGACCGCTGGCCTGTGGCAGATGTCGCGCTGGGACCTGCAGGTGAGTACCTGGGTGGTGGTATGGCCAAGCATTGTGATGGGCATCGGGATGGGAATGATTTTTCCGACCCTCTCCGCGATTACACTTTCCTGCGTGCAGCGCGAGCGCATGGGCTATGCGGCCAGCCTGTATAACATGATGCGTAACGCGGGCGCCGCTATCGGCATCTCGTACATGACCACCGCGCTCGTGCGTCACGAACAGGTCCACCAGTCGTATCTTGCGGAACGCTTCTCGGTCTTTGCCGCCTGGAAAATGAGCGCGGCCGGCACCCAGCTGCCCGGCGCGCACGCCTTTCACTTTGTCCCGCAACTCATCACCGGGCAAAAGCAGGGCATCGGGGGCGTCTACGCGATGATCCAGGCCCAGGCCGCGATGCTGTCGTTCAACGACATCTACCGCACCCTTGCGATCATGATGCTGATTCTCGTCCCCAGCTTCATCGTCTTGCGCCGCGCCCAAGCAGGCGCCGGCGGCGCCGCCCACTGA
- a CDS encoding ABC transporter permease, which translates to MRYFLRRLGSVVPVAIGVATLTFAMIHLVPGDPVIAMLGETAAPSDIAGLRHSLGLDRPLGEQYLDFLGGLTRGHLGDSITYHRSVARLIAERFPATLELTVAGLLVGIVIAFPLGIISGAKPGSVADLGAMGFAILGISIPHIYLGPLLMIIFSLDLRWFPLTGRGGFAHLVLPALTLGTALGAVLARMLRQSLIVVRESDYLRTARGKGLGQTAALLGHGLRNALTSVVTLIGLQAGALLTGALITEVIFSWPGIGRLLITAISARDYPLVEGCVLTFALTYVLVNMATDFVYAVVDPRVRLD; encoded by the coding sequence ATGCGCTATTTTCTGCGCCGCCTCGGCTCGGTGGTGCCAGTCGCGATCGGTGTTGCAACCCTCACCTTCGCGATGATTCACTTGGTGCCGGGCGACCCGGTCATCGCGATGCTCGGCGAGACCGCCGCACCCAGCGATATCGCGGGATTGCGCCATAGCCTCGGGCTCGACCGCCCACTCGGCGAACAATACCTCGACTTCCTGGGCGGCCTGACCAGGGGTCATTTGGGCGACTCTATCACCTACCATCGCTCGGTCGCCCGTTTGATCGCGGAACGATTCCCAGCCACCTTGGAGTTGACTGTCGCGGGCCTGCTCGTCGGGATCGTGATCGCCTTTCCGCTGGGAATAATTTCCGGCGCGAAACCGGGTAGTGTAGCCGACCTCGGCGCGATGGGCTTCGCGATTCTCGGAATATCCATTCCCCACATCTACCTCGGGCCGCTGCTAATGATTATCTTCTCGCTGGATCTCCGATGGTTCCCGCTGACCGGTCGTGGCGGATTTGCTCATCTGGTGTTGCCGGCCTTGACCCTCGGAACCGCGCTGGGAGCGGTTCTCGCGCGGATGTTGCGTCAGAGCCTCATCGTCGTTCGCGAGAGCGACTACCTGCGGACGGCCCGTGGCAAAGGACTAGGTCAAACGGCGGCACTGCTCGGCCACGGGCTGCGCAACGCCCTGACTTCGGTGGTAACTCTTATCGGCTTGCAGGCGGGTGCGCTTTTGACCGGAGCGCTAATCACGGAAGTGATCTTCTCGTGGCCCGGGATCGGCCGGCTGCTGATCACCGCTATCAGCGCTCGCGACTATCCATTGGTCGAAGGGTGCGTGCTGACCTTCGCTCTGACCTACGTGCTGGTAAATATGGCCACCGATTTCGTCTATGCGGTTGTCGATCCCCGGGTGAGGCTCGATTGA
- a CDS encoding Ppx/GppA phosphatase family protein produces the protein MRLAAIDVGSNSVHMIVADASRDGHLEVVDRVKEMVRLGRRSFMTGSLIDESMDLAIGALKNFGRLARVRKVDRLRAVATSAVREAKNRVGFIRRIRRETGLKIEVISGVEEARLIFQAAQHAFGLDGGPHLLFDVGGGSVELVLVQDRHPLWMHSAKLGVARLTERFLTADPPTNAQLRRLENHLDHKIGALLRKVRKAGVVHAIGTSGTINTLVAMARASRGEELGRLHGASASAEEITKLAGDLVTANAALRAELPGMDAKRVDLMPAAGALVDFVLKRSGASSLVACSWALREGLILSLLKAARGNSAADARRRSVKALASRFLGSNEHGQQVAKLALRLFDATAPVLGLPKNSRELLEYAAVLHDVGHAIDHDRHNRHSYYLIKNAELFGFEPDEIEVIAQAARGHRKQAPKVDSPDLSALTGAKRRLVRGFAAILRVADALDRTHFGVVKNIEVSYSPGRLIIGVDSDKEKADLELWTCERRTDLLSRLLERQVTLAR, from the coding sequence ATGCGGCTTGCCGCAATCGACGTAGGATCGAATTCCGTACACATGATCGTCGCCGATGCGAGCCGCGACGGGCACCTTGAGGTGGTCGATCGCGTCAAGGAGATGGTGCGTCTGGGGCGACGATCCTTCATGACCGGCAGTCTCATCGACGAATCGATGGACCTCGCGATCGGGGCCTTGAAGAATTTCGGGCGACTGGCTCGGGTACGGAAAGTTGACCGGCTACGGGCGGTTGCGACCAGCGCTGTCCGCGAGGCGAAAAACCGCGTCGGGTTCATCCGTCGAATCCGCCGCGAGACCGGCCTCAAGATCGAAGTTATTTCCGGAGTTGAAGAGGCGCGACTGATTTTCCAGGCCGCGCAACATGCTTTTGGACTCGATGGTGGTCCACACCTGCTGTTTGATGTGGGGGGCGGCAGCGTCGAATTGGTCCTGGTGCAGGATCGGCATCCGCTCTGGATGCATAGCGCGAAGCTGGGAGTCGCCCGGTTAACTGAGCGTTTTCTTACCGCGGATCCGCCGACCAACGCGCAACTCCGCAGACTCGAGAATCACCTCGACCACAAAATCGGCGCGCTGCTCCGCAAGGTGCGTAAGGCTGGCGTTGTTCACGCGATCGGGACATCCGGGACGATCAACACGCTGGTGGCGATGGCGCGGGCATCGAGGGGAGAAGAACTCGGCCGCCTGCACGGCGCCAGCGCATCGGCCGAAGAGATCACCAAGCTGGCGGGCGACCTGGTGACCGCCAATGCCGCGCTGCGCGCGGAGCTTCCGGGAATGGATGCGAAGCGGGTCGACCTAATGCCGGCAGCCGGAGCGCTAGTGGACTTTGTGCTGAAGCGCTCGGGCGCATCCTCGTTGGTCGCGTGTTCCTGGGCGTTGCGCGAGGGGTTGATCCTAAGCCTGCTCAAGGCGGCACGCGGCAACAGCGCGGCGGACGCTCGACGCCGATCGGTGAAAGCCCTAGCGTCGCGATTTTTGGGATCCAACGAACATGGACAGCAGGTTGCGAAGCTGGCGCTGCGCCTGTTCGACGCTACCGCCCCGGTTTTGGGTCTGCCAAAGAATTCGCGTGAATTACTTGAATACGCGGCCGTGCTTCACGACGTAGGACACGCTATCGACCACGACCGGCACAATCGACACTCGTATTATCTCATCAAAAATGCTGAACTATTTGGCTTCGAGCCCGACGAGATCGAGGTGATCGCCCAGGCGGCCCGCGGTCATCGCAAGCAGGCGCCAAAGGTAGACTCACCCGACCTAAGTGCGCTAACTGGAGCCAAGCGCCGTCTGGTACGGGGGTTCGCAGCGATTCTGAGGGTGGCCGATGCGCTGGACCGCACGCATTTCGGTGTGGTTAAAAATATCGAAGTAAGCTACTCGCCGGGGCGGTTGATCATCGGGGTCGACTCCGACAAGGAAAAGGCCGACCTCGAACTGTGGACATGCGAGAGACGGACAGACCTGCTATCGCGACTTCTCGAGCGCCAGGTGACCTTGGCGCGATAA
- a CDS encoding macro domain-containing protein produces MASEWRDKVTLRQGDLTEASTDAIVNAANNDLQLGGGVAGAIRRKGGPTIQEECDRIGPLPLGEAAITNAGQLRAKYVIHAASMRLGGRTTEENLRASTRNSLLRAKEKGLRSIAFPAVGTGIAGFALDRCAEVMLSEVAANLRGTTPVERVEFVLFDDAALQVFRRVLEGMGSEAKR; encoded by the coding sequence ATGGCTAGCGAATGGCGCGACAAGGTAACTCTCCGGCAGGGCGATCTCACCGAGGCATCGACAGATGCAATCGTGAACGCTGCAAACAATGACTTGCAACTGGGCGGGGGAGTGGCAGGCGCAATTCGGCGCAAGGGTGGTCCAACGATTCAGGAGGAATGCGATCGCATCGGGCCGCTGCCGCTCGGCGAGGCGGCGATCACTAACGCAGGTCAGCTGCGCGCCAAGTACGTGATTCATGCGGCCAGCATGCGACTGGGCGGCCGCACCACCGAGGAAAATCTGAGAGCATCGACCCGCAACTCACTACTACGGGCCAAGGAAAAAGGACTTCGGTCGATCGCGTTTCCGGCCGTGGGCACCGGGATCGCGGGGTTTGCGCTGGACCGCTGCGCGGAGGTGATGTTGAGCGAGGTAGCGGCGAATCTGCGCGGCACAACCCCCGTGGAGAGGGTGGAGTTTGTGTTATTTGACGATGCGGCGTTGCAGGTATTCCGGCGCGTGCTTGAAGGGATGGGTAGCGAAGCTAAACGCTGA
- the tmk gene encoding dTMP kinase: MSEHSHAKKWYGHGLPYLSEKRLPGHLIAIEGTDGVGRSSQIALLRPWLELEGYAVSNTGWTRSPLLSETINEAKAGHQLTVTTFSLLYAADFADRLEHEILPALQAGFIVIADRYMYTAFARNMVMGADPRWTRDVFGMALQPDLVIYLDIDVETLIPRVVQGKGMDHWESGMHLLLGTNLFESFQRYQTHLIEEYQRLASEFGFIAVDARQPIDDVQTELRLHIMQYLRTADPARNAITHKEKSATSTEEE; the protein is encoded by the coding sequence ATGTCAGAACACAGCCACGCTAAGAAGTGGTACGGACACGGGCTGCCATACCTGTCCGAGAAGCGGCTACCGGGGCATTTGATCGCAATCGAGGGAACCGACGGTGTCGGCCGCTCGAGCCAGATCGCGCTGCTGCGGCCATGGTTGGAGCTGGAAGGATATGCGGTCAGCAACACCGGATGGACCCGGTCGCCCTTGTTGTCGGAGACGATCAACGAAGCGAAAGCAGGCCATCAGCTAACCGTCACTACCTTCAGCCTGCTGTATGCGGCGGATTTCGCCGATCGGCTTGAGCACGAAATTCTGCCCGCTCTGCAGGCCGGGTTTATCGTGATCGCCGACCGCTACATGTACACGGCATTTGCCCGGAACATGGTAATGGGCGCCGATCCGCGATGGACTCGCGACGTTTTTGGTATGGCGCTGCAGCCGGACCTGGTCATTTATCTAGACATCGATGTGGAGACGCTCATTCCGCGCGTCGTGCAAGGCAAGGGCATGGACCATTGGGAATCGGGCATGCATCTACTACTCGGAACCAACTTGTTTGAATCGTTCCAACGCTACCAGACCCACCTGATCGAGGAATACCAGCGACTGGCGTCGGAATTCGGCTTTATCGCGGTCGATGCGCGCCAGCCGATCGATGATGTGCAGACGGAACTGCGCTTGCACATCATGCAGTACCTGCGCACCGCCGATCCGGCGCGCAACGCGATCACACACAAGGAGAAGTCGGCCACTTCCACGGAAGAGGAGTAG
- a CDS encoding CHAD domain-containing protein, protein MEVDVPTSLAPIAEPPLAIAQALPAAPRLELAADQTITVAVREAIIFGGIALERHREAAATGQTEPIHQLRVTARRLRASLHLFAGVIHATYSRIIERDLIWMAQAAGGVREREISTVVFRRRAAKLDPVLADSLAAIYTTLWRERSLKLYDLQSVVESKRYRALLARLENPRLRKVYTDTLLRTEAASMLRPIARSVARAGAALDEGSAPRTIHRLRVRVKRLRYALELLSALGGKRSRRLLSRLEVLQDLLGNLNDLSVATAWLINFPRTAGAELGAVMAAGAMTQALRSRSAKLARRGVKAWRKLDRGTAIADALEEIRRHGKTVPVQASPIQEFVTENAA, encoded by the coding sequence GTGGAAGTTGACGTGCCCACTTCCTTGGCGCCGATCGCGGAGCCTCCCCTCGCGATCGCGCAGGCGCTTCCGGCTGCGCCCAGGCTCGAGCTCGCGGCAGACCAAACGATTACCGTGGCGGTGCGCGAGGCGATCATTTTTGGTGGTATCGCGCTGGAGCGTCATCGCGAAGCCGCAGCCACGGGACAAACGGAGCCGATTCACCAACTGAGGGTGACGGCGCGACGCCTGCGCGCTTCGCTGCACTTGTTTGCCGGGGTCATCCACGCAACCTATTCGCGAATCATCGAGCGCGACTTGATCTGGATGGCACAGGCGGCCGGCGGTGTGCGCGAACGCGAAATCAGTACTGTAGTTTTTCGCAGACGCGCGGCGAAACTCGACCCGGTCCTGGCGGACTCGCTCGCAGCGATCTACACGACCCTCTGGAGGGAGCGTTCGCTCAAGTTATATGACCTTCAGAGCGTGGTCGAATCGAAGCGGTACCGCGCGCTGCTTGCGCGGCTCGAGAACCCCCGTTTACGTAAGGTCTACACGGACACCCTTCTCCGCACCGAGGCTGCCTCAATGCTGCGCCCGATCGCGCGTTCGGTTGCGCGCGCCGGCGCGGCGTTGGATGAAGGTTCCGCGCCGCGGACGATCCATCGGCTTCGGGTGCGGGTCAAGCGGTTGCGCTACGCGCTCGAACTTCTGTCCGCACTTGGAGGCAAGCGCAGCCGACGACTCCTGTCGCGGCTGGAGGTGCTTCAGGACCTGCTCGGTAATTTGAACGATCTATCGGTCGCGACCGCCTGGCTGATCAATTTTCCCCGCACCGCAGGCGCCGAGCTGGGCGCGGTGATGGCGGCGGGCGCGATGACACAAGCGCTGCGCAGCCGGTCGGCCAAGCTCGCGCGTCGCGGCGTCAAAGCCTGGCGCAAGCTGGATAGGGGCACCGCGATCGCGGACGCGCTGGAGGAAATTCGCCGGCACGGCAAAACCGTTCCGGTGCAGGCGTCACCGATACAGGAATTCGTTACGGAGAATGCCGCATGA